Proteins encoded together in one Lathyrus oleraceus cultivar Zhongwan6 chromosome 5, CAAS_Psat_ZW6_1.0, whole genome shotgun sequence window:
- the LOC127083841 gene encoding uncharacterized protein LOC127083841: MDSNLEPVPITSQKHDPAWKHCQLFKNGEKVQLKCIYCLKMFKGGGIHRFKEHLACQKGNASMCSSVPADVRIHMQQSLDGVVVKKRKRQKIEEEIMNVNPLATVLNGASNQMDVNHMVQQPIGVLDSVEQNSCHMLQSPGDGMSKSVERRKKIRATKNPAVVVYSNSEAETVVAAVEKNALFPKKVDNHIHMAIGRFLYDIGAPLDAVNSIYFEQMVEAIASGGSGFQRPSHHELRGWVLKNSVEDVKNDIDRCKMTWGRTGCSILVDQWTTEAGRILISFLAYCSEGIVFLKSLDATEISTSAEFLYELIKQVVEEVGVAQVVQVITSGEEQYAVAGKRLTDAFPNIYWSPSAAHCIDLILEDFGNLEWISAVIEQAKSVTRFVYNYSAILNMVRRYTLGNDIVDPSSSRFTTNFTTLKRMVDLRHNLQAMVTSQEWMDCPYSKKTAGLEMLDILSNQTFWSSCEMIVRLTLPLLRVLRIASSEMRPAMGYTYAGMYRAKEAIKKALLKREDYMVYWNIIHQRWDRLWHHPLQAAGFFLNPKFFYSIQGDIHSEILSGMFDCIERLVPDTRVQDKIIKELNLYKSAAGDFGRKMAIRARDNLLPSEWWSTYGGGCPNLSRLAIRILSQTSSVIFCKRNQIPFEQIINTRNYIERQHLTDLVFVQYNLRLRQMFMNKEQESSDPLSFDNMSNVEDWIRPRELYLEEYGNSDWMTLDSSSINTMLLRPLNDEPEEICEGFDDHEIFISQKDDENVNPGDSFENH; this comes from the exons ATGGATTCAAATCTTGAACCGGTGCCAATTACTTCACAAAAACATGACCCAGCTTGGAAGCATTGTCAGTTGTTTAAGAATGGGGAGAAAGTGCAACTCAAGTGTATATATTGTCTTAAGATGTTCAAAGGTGGTGGGATTCATAGGTTTAAGGAACACCTTGCTTGTCAGAAAGGGAATGCTTCAATGTGCAGCAGTGTCCCTGCTGATGTTAGGATTCATATGCAACAGAGTTTGGATGGGGTTGTGGTGAAAAAGAGGAAGAGACAGAAAATTGAGGAAGAGATTATGAATGTTAATCCTTTAGCTACTGTTTTGAATGGTGCTTCTAATCAAATGGATGTGAATCATATGGTGCAGCAGCCTATTGGAGTTCTTGATTCAGTGGAACAAAATTCATGTCACATGTTACAGTCTCCGGGTGATGGAATGAGTAAAAGTGTAGAGAGAAGGAAGAAGATTAGAGCTACTAAGAATCCTGCAGTAGTGGTTTATTCAAACTCTGAGGCTGAGACTGTTGTTGCCGCTGTGGAGAAGAATGCGTTGTTTCCGAAAAAGGTGGACAATCATATTCATATGGCTATAGGAAGGTTTTTGTATGATATCGGTGCGCCTCTTGATGCTGTGAACTCGATATATTTTGAGCAAATGGTTGAAGCAATTGCTTCCGGGGGGTCGGGTTTTCAACGTCCCTCACATCATGAGCTTCGTGGCTGGGTCCTGAAAAACTCTGTGGAAGATGTGAAGAATGATATTGATAGATGCAAGATGACATGGGGGAGGACTGGCTGTTCCATTTTGGTTGATCAATGGACTACAGAAGCTGGTAGAATACTTATAAGTTTTTTGGCTTATTGTTCTGAAGGTATAGTCTTTCTGAAATCCTTGGATGCGACTGAGATATCGACATCGGCGGAGTTTTTATACGAGTTGATAAAACAAGTAGTGGAAGAAGTTGGGGTCGCGCAAGTTGTGCAAGTGATTACATCGGGAGAAGAACAGTATGCTGTTGCCGGAAAAAGGCTAACCGATGCTTTTCCTAACATTTATTGGAGTCCTTCTGCAGCTCATTGCATCGATTTGATACTTGAAGATTTCGGAAATCTTGAGTGGATTAGTGCGGTAATTGAACAAGCTAAATCTGTCACGAGATTTGTCTACAATTACAGCGCAATTTTGAATATGGTTAGAAGGTATACTTTGGGGAATGATATTGTGGATCCCTCGTCCTCGCGTTTCACGACAAACTTCACCACATTGAAACGAATGGTTGATCTTAGACACAATTTACAGGCCATGGTTACTTCTCAGGAATGGATGGATTGCCCATATTCAAAGAAAACAGCAGGCTTGGAAATGTTGGATATTCTAAGCAATCAAACATTTTGGTCGTCGTGTGAAATGATTGTCCGTCTGACACTTCCACTCTTGAGAGTTCTGAGAATAGCTTCGAGTGAGATGAGACCTGCAATGGGATACACTTACGCTGGCATGTACCGAGCAAAAGAAGCCATTAAAAAAGCGCTTCTCAAGAGGGAGGATTATATGGTGTACTGGAATATTATACATCAAAGATGGGATAGGCTTTGGCATCATCCTCTTCAAGCCGCAGGCTTCTTTCTTAATCCGAAATTCTTCTATAGCATTCAAGGGGATATACACAGCGAGATTCTCTCCGGGATGTTCGACTGCATAGAGAGATTGGTACCTGATACACGAGTCCAAGATAAAATTATCAAAGAGTTAAACTTGTATAAGTCGGCCGCAGGAGACTTTGGGAGAAAGATGGCAATCAGAGCTAGAGATAATCTGCTTCCTT CTGAATGGTGGTCAACATATGGAGGAGGCTGTCCTAACTTGTCACGCTTAGCAATTCGCATTCTTAGCCAAACATCAAGTGTGATATTCTGCAAGAGAAACCAAATTCCTTTTGAACAAATAATCAATACAAGGAATTATATAGAGCGCCAACATCTTACTGATCTCGTCTTTGTTCAATACAACTTACGATTGAGACAAAT GTTTATGAATAAAGAACAAGAATCTAGTGACCCCTTGTCATTCGATAACATGTCTAATGTCGAAGACTGGATCAGGCCACGGGAGTTATACTTAGAAGAGTACGGGAACTCCGATTGGATGACACTCGATTCGTCCTCCATTAACACAATGCTTTTAAGGCCTTTAAATGATGAACCTGAAGAAATTTGTGAAG GGTTTGATGATCATGAGATTTTCATTAGTCAGAAAGACGATGAGAATGTGAATCCTGGAGACTCGTTCGAAAACCATTAG